A DNA window from Centroberyx gerrardi isolate f3 chromosome 5, fCenGer3.hap1.cur.20231027, whole genome shotgun sequence contains the following coding sequences:
- the b9d2 gene encoding B9 domain-containing protein 2: MAELHVIGQIVGASGFPQSSLFCKWGVHTGGAWRLLSGLKEGQTQVDLPQTGDMAYWSHPIDLHYTTKGLQGWPKLHLQVWHQDSFGRCQLYGYGYCHVPSSPGHHHVRCVTWRPLGSWQEQFAQIFVGGGPQLRTPDLIYSGADRYRLHTEAMGTVELELGIIMRHFDKYGVEC, from the coding sequence ATGGCTGAGCTGCACGTTATAGGTCAGATCGTCGGGGCCAGCGGCTTCCCGCAGAGCAGCTTATTTTGCAAATGGGGCGTTCATACGGGAGGTGCATGGCGGCTTCTCTCTGGCCTGAAGGAGGGTCAGACCCAGGTGGATCTCCCCCAGACTGGAGATATGGCGTACTGGAGTCATCCGATTGATCTGCACTACACGACCAAAGGACTCCAAGGCTGGCCCAAGCTTCATCTGCAAGTCTGGCACCAGGACTCGTTTGGACGTTGCCAGTTGTACGGCTACGGGTATTGTCACGTCCCCTCCAGCCCCGGACACCACCACGTACGCTGTGTGACCTGGAGACCGCTTGGGTCTTGGCAAGAGCAGTTTGCGCAAATCTTTGTTGGCGGCGGCCCCCAGCTACGCACACCGGACCTTATTTACAGTGGGGCTGACAGATATAGACTGCATACTGAAGCCATGGGGACCGTGGAGTTGGAGCTGGGCATCATCATGCGACACTTTGACAAATATGGCGTCGAGTGTTAA